A genomic segment from Candidatus Brocadia sinica JPN1 encodes:
- a CDS encoding Clp1/GlmU family protein — protein MDTIDIRKEWEQAAKRIKQDAKVCIVLGKTDSGKSTLCKYLIHTWAASGTRVGYVDSDLGQSTLGPPTTVSLKIFNTPPHQNNSANPLYLHFVGNTAPEGFLLQTLHAIKTMVDKSQQQGSHITLVDTTGFIDGPVARILKLHKIEMLRPQRILALQAEDEMEHLLRGYEKMGWQVMRLVCSKHVVTRSQAERQRYRSEKYKAYFKSAKIVDCPIHKVAFPSCIIGTGQRIQPAELPKEACIHGMNHLYMEKCGTELLIMPDHMDVSIPVYKLKGYFGASSVVLIERQQLKDLLVGLNDENNTTLGLGTVTDLDPFAGKITLFTPVSNISKIATIRLGALKIERGEREYGRTQIIQYL, from the coding sequence ATGGACACGATCGATATCCGGAAGGAATGGGAGCAGGCAGCAAAGCGGATAAAGCAAGACGCAAAAGTATGTATTGTCCTTGGCAAGACCGATAGCGGCAAAAGCACCCTGTGTAAGTATCTGATCCATACATGGGCGGCTTCCGGAACACGCGTGGGATATGTCGATAGCGATTTAGGCCAATCTACATTAGGCCCGCCAACAACGGTAAGTTTAAAGATTTTCAACACACCTCCGCATCAAAATAATTCTGCAAACCCCTTATATCTCCATTTTGTAGGAAATACTGCACCCGAAGGTTTTTTATTGCAGACACTTCATGCAATAAAAACGATGGTTGACAAATCCCAGCAACAAGGCTCACATATCACCCTGGTAGACACGACAGGTTTTATTGATGGGCCCGTCGCCCGCATCCTGAAACTCCATAAAATAGAAATGCTTCGTCCGCAACGGATTCTTGCGTTACAGGCAGAAGACGAGATGGAACATCTTTTGAGAGGTTACGAAAAAATGGGTTGGCAGGTTATGCGGCTGGTATGTTCGAAACACGTAGTAACCCGTTCACAGGCCGAAAGGCAGAGATACAGGAGTGAAAAATATAAAGCATATTTCAAATCGGCAAAAATCGTAGATTGCCCAATTCACAAGGTGGCATTCCCATCTTGTATTATAGGTACCGGTCAAAGGATACAACCAGCCGAATTACCAAAAGAAGCCTGCATCCATGGTATGAACCATCTCTACATGGAAAAATGTGGCACTGAACTCCTGATCATGCCAGACCACATGGACGTATCAATACCGGTCTATAAACTGAAAGGTTATTTTGGCGCTTCCTCGGTTGTACTGATTGAAAGACAACAATTAAAAGACCTTTTAGTGGGCCTCAACGACGAAAACAATACTACCCTGGGTCTTGGCACTGTTACCGATTTAGATCCTTTTGCCGGAAAAATAACACTCTTCACCCCCGTGAGCAATATTTCTAAAATTGCAACAATACGTTTGGGGGCATTGAAGATTGAAAGAGGAGAAAGGGAATATGGAAGGACACAGATTATCCAGTATTTGTAG
- the recJ gene encoding single-stranded-DNA-specific exonuclease RecJ, producing the protein MIKRWVFCPPNKPLQTELASRLKISQLLAQVLINRGIIDVASARSFLQPQIGALGDPSLLPDIEKASIRINEAVRKGEKIVIYGDYDVDGLSATALMYRCLELVGAKVSYYIPERLEEGYGLNADAIKKLREGGANVILTVDCGINACREADIARTHGIDLIITDHHRPGQEIPNAFAVVNPKLHASNHVFHNLSGVGIAFKLAWAIGQHFSPQKKVSSEFKDFLLSAVGLVALGTIADVVPLLGENRIVTKYGLSALQYTEIPGLRALLDVADISHRNLDAFHVGYRLGPRLNAPGRIGNAGIVVELLITRCKERAVEIANFLEQENKRRQEIQIDIMASARKKVLHELDLDETTAIVLADEGWHPGVIGIIASKIVEEFNRPTVMIAVADDIGHGSARSIPSFHILEALENCRNKLLSVGGHAQAAGLKIHPDNIDAFREMLNSMTSQRLCKTDLVPVLNIDAEVTLSMLSKALVTELARLSPHGEGNPIPLFAATNLKIVGQPRRIGSKGQHLSFYVKQGDAAIRAVAFGMGEHMDRLRQNGRTCSIAFAVKINNWMDNEQLELEVKDVKFDNE; encoded by the coding sequence ATGATTAAACGGTGGGTATTTTGTCCCCCTAACAAGCCACTGCAAACAGAGCTTGCCAGCAGACTCAAAATATCGCAATTGCTGGCTCAGGTTCTTATCAATCGCGGGATCATTGATGTCGCATCTGCCAGAAGCTTTCTCCAGCCACAGATTGGGGCATTGGGAGACCCCTCTCTTCTGCCGGATATTGAAAAGGCATCCATTCGTATCAACGAGGCCGTACGGAAGGGAGAAAAAATCGTCATTTACGGCGATTATGATGTCGATGGCCTATCGGCCACGGCGCTCATGTATCGGTGCCTGGAATTGGTGGGGGCAAAGGTAAGTTACTATATCCCGGAAAGGCTGGAAGAGGGATATGGTTTGAATGCAGACGCAATTAAAAAGCTTCGGGAAGGTGGGGCAAACGTCATTTTGACGGTAGACTGCGGTATCAATGCCTGCCGGGAGGCAGATATTGCACGCACACATGGCATCGACCTGATTATTACCGATCACCATCGGCCCGGTCAGGAAATACCCAATGCCTTTGCGGTAGTCAATCCAAAATTACATGCATCCAACCATGTGTTTCATAACCTCTCTGGCGTTGGCATTGCCTTTAAGCTGGCATGGGCCATTGGGCAGCATTTTTCACCTCAGAAGAAGGTCTCTTCGGAATTCAAGGATTTCCTGCTAAGCGCTGTAGGTCTGGTGGCTTTGGGAACGATTGCTGATGTGGTGCCACTCCTGGGTGAAAACCGTATCGTTACAAAATATGGGCTGAGTGCGTTGCAATATACTGAAATCCCAGGGTTGCGAGCGCTCCTTGATGTGGCAGATATTTCTCACAGAAATCTCGATGCCTTTCATGTAGGATATCGTTTGGGACCCCGGTTGAATGCTCCAGGCCGTATAGGCAATGCAGGCATTGTCGTTGAACTGTTAATCACGAGATGCAAGGAAAGGGCCGTGGAAATTGCCAATTTTCTGGAACAGGAGAATAAAAGAAGGCAGGAAATCCAGATTGATATCATGGCGTCAGCAAGGAAAAAGGTATTACACGAATTAGACCTGGATGAAACCACCGCTATTGTATTGGCAGACGAGGGATGGCATCCAGGGGTTATTGGGATTATTGCCTCGAAAATTGTAGAAGAATTTAATCGTCCCACCGTAATGATTGCCGTTGCGGATGACATCGGTCACGGTTCCGCACGTTCCATTCCCTCATTTCATATCCTGGAGGCCCTTGAAAATTGCAGGAATAAATTACTTTCTGTGGGTGGTCATGCACAAGCCGCAGGATTAAAGATACACCCGGATAATATTGATGCCTTTCGTGAGATGCTCAATAGTATGACATCTCAAAGACTTTGCAAGACGGATCTGGTGCCCGTCCTGAATATTGATGCGGAAGTCACACTCTCCATGTTGTCCAAGGCATTGGTAACGGAGCTTGCACGCCTCTCCCCCCACGGTGAGGGAAATCCCATACCCTTATTTGCTGCTACAAATTTAAAAATTGTCGGACAGCCGCGCCGTATCGGCTCGAAAGGACAACATCTGAGTTTCTATGTTAAACAGGGAGACGCAGCCATCAGGGCAGTTGCCTTTGGTATGGGAGAGCACATGGACAGACTTAGACAAAATGGAAGGACGTGTTCAATTGCCTTTGCGGTAAAAATAAATAATTGGATGGATAATGAGCAACTGGAGCTGGAGGTTAAAGACGTAAAATTTGATAATGAATAA
- a CDS encoding ABC transporter ATP-binding protein, with the protein MRKSTLFSECAKLLSFARPYWKYMALAIISMIMYTSANGVQISLIKPIIDKLLIGNAEKVEELPRIDIEQDIQKQGNQSPVKQFKNQIFHKFAFIEKLQKHATSSFTNIGIVMAIVAPIIFFSCYFQQYFRNLVMWAVVVDIRNKVCDHLLPQPLSFFENRKSGDLLSRLTNDIAVTQSGLTVLFDEILLQPLKLICGLTLAFYFSWKLSLLTLIAFPVIFIPVLIMGKKIKKHGKGSLRHLSDLTDALREMFAGIRIVKAFKMEAEESREIHDISDRFFRKRLKMVKAKAINTSTSEFVYALGLAVLIILGGYVVVSKKITPGELGGFITAIGFMVITTVKKLAKSYASLQESLAGVNRVFELFTIEPTIKDHAGAVTLKHVEEGISFKDVSFSYENSEEFVLKDINLTIRKGEILAIVGKSGAGKSTLVNLIPRFYDPVKGAIEIDGIDIRKIKHESLLTHIAIVSQQTFLFNRSLRENILYGRRDATIEEIYAAARSANIHEFIMSLSKGYDTVVGELGVKLSGGQRQRIAIARAILKNAPILLLDEATSSLDYESEKLVQDALNNLIAGKTTIIVAHRLSTIQHCDRIIVMQNGHIVETGSHDSLMSGEGEYKRVYQLHFDTLQS; encoded by the coding sequence ATGAGAAAAAGCACTCTTTTTAGCGAATGTGCCAAGTTATTGTCATTCGCAAGACCTTACTGGAAATACATGGCATTAGCCATTATCAGTATGATCATGTATACCTCGGCAAATGGTGTCCAGATTTCATTAATCAAGCCTATCATAGACAAACTTCTGATAGGGAATGCAGAAAAGGTGGAAGAGTTGCCGAGGATCGATATAGAGCAGGATATACAAAAACAAGGTAACCAATCTCCTGTTAAACAGTTTAAAAATCAGATATTCCACAAATTTGCGTTTATAGAAAAACTACAAAAACATGCTACAAGTTCATTTACGAACATCGGCATTGTGATGGCAATTGTCGCCCCCATTATTTTCTTTTCCTGTTATTTCCAGCAATACTTCAGAAATCTTGTCATGTGGGCCGTTGTTGTGGACATCCGGAATAAGGTATGCGACCATTTACTCCCACAACCCCTGAGTTTTTTTGAAAACAGGAAGAGCGGCGACCTCCTTTCCAGGTTAACGAATGACATTGCTGTAACGCAGTCAGGACTTACGGTCCTTTTTGATGAAATCCTGCTGCAACCCTTAAAATTGATTTGCGGATTGACTCTGGCATTTTATTTTAGCTGGAAGCTTTCCTTGTTGACCCTGATTGCCTTTCCTGTGATATTCATTCCTGTGCTGATCATGGGCAAAAAAATCAAGAAGCATGGGAAGGGAAGTTTGCGGCATCTCTCTGACCTCACAGATGCCTTGCGGGAAATGTTTGCAGGCATTCGAATTGTGAAGGCGTTTAAGATGGAGGCTGAAGAGAGCCGTGAAATCCACGACATCAGTGACCGATTCTTCAGGAAAAGGCTGAAGATGGTCAAGGCAAAGGCAATCAACACGAGTACCAGTGAATTCGTTTATGCCCTGGGTCTCGCTGTCTTGATTATTTTGGGAGGCTATGTGGTTGTGTCAAAGAAAATCACTCCGGGGGAACTCGGTGGGTTTATTACCGCCATAGGTTTTATGGTGATTACGACCGTCAAGAAACTGGCCAAGAGTTATGCAAGTTTGCAAGAATCCCTGGCGGGTGTCAATCGGGTATTCGAACTATTCACGATAGAACCCACGATAAAAGACCATGCCGGGGCCGTGACGCTGAAGCACGTAGAAGAAGGCATTTCTTTTAAGGACGTGAGTTTTTCCTACGAAAACAGTGAGGAGTTTGTCTTGAAAGATATCAACCTTACCATCCGCAAAGGAGAGATACTTGCTATTGTGGGTAAGAGCGGGGCCGGGAAATCGACTCTGGTAAACCTGATACCCCGTTTCTATGACCCTGTCAAAGGCGCCATAGAGATAGACGGAATAGATATACGAAAGATTAAACACGAATCGCTCCTCACACACATTGCAATAGTCTCCCAGCAAACCTTCCTCTTTAACCGCAGTCTCCGTGAAAACATACTCTACGGGAGAAGGGATGCTACAATTGAAGAAATTTATGCAGCGGCAAGGTCTGCCAATATCCATGAATTTATTATGAGCCTCTCCAAAGGTTACGATACCGTTGTGGGTGAATTGGGGGTAAAACTATCCGGAGGGCAGCGTCAACGGATTGCCATTGCCCGCGCCATACTGAAAAATGCACCCATTTTACTCTTAGATGAAGCGACTTCGTCGCTGGATTATGAATCTGAGAAACTGGTACAAGATGCACTCAATAACCTCATCGCCGGAAAAACGACCATCATCGTTGCCCATCGCCTTTCCACAATCCAGCATTGTGACAGAATCATCGTAATGCAAAATGGACATATTGTAGAAACAGGCAGTCACGACTCCCTCATGTCAGGTGAGGGAGAATACAAACGCGTGTACCAGTTGCATTTTGATACACTTCAGTCATGA
- the rfbD gene encoding dTDP-4-dehydrorhamnose reductase — MRILVIGSQGMLGRDLVNRFPNFSDSKFPCIEVVAANHKHIDITHGPNTSTFIAQIKPDVIVNCVAFADVDACETRISDAFAINADGAKNVALSGKETGAKIIHISTDYVFDGAKNGSYIETDKPNPLSIYGKSKLEGELAIQEISDNYAIIRTAWLYGLYKKNFVTTMLNLGRKNRSVSVVTDQCGCPTYTADLSYAIWNIISLDLRGLYHVTNDGTCSRYEWAKKIFALTGDQVSVLPVKTADYKRAAAVPRNASLNCAKYANASGHKMRLWQEALEEYLRQWNDSASN; from the coding sequence ATGAGAATTCTTGTTATTGGCTCTCAGGGCATGCTCGGCAGAGACCTTGTAAATCGATTTCCCAACTTTTCTGACTCAAAATTCCCCTGTATTGAAGTTGTCGCAGCGAATCACAAGCACATAGATATTACGCATGGCCCAAATACCTCCACATTCATTGCTCAAATCAAGCCAGATGTAATTGTCAACTGCGTTGCGTTCGCGGATGTCGATGCCTGCGAAACCCGGATTTCTGATGCCTTCGCTATCAATGCAGATGGAGCAAAGAATGTAGCATTGTCGGGAAAAGAAACAGGGGCAAAGATTATTCATATCAGCACCGATTACGTATTTGATGGCGCCAAGAATGGATCTTACATTGAAACCGACAAACCCAATCCCCTCTCTATCTATGGCAAATCAAAACTCGAAGGAGAACTTGCCATTCAAGAAATAAGCGATAATTACGCTATTATCAGAACGGCATGGCTTTATGGCCTGTATAAGAAAAATTTTGTAACCACCATGCTAAATCTGGGAAGGAAAAACCGCTCCGTGTCTGTTGTTACCGATCAGTGTGGATGCCCAACGTATACGGCAGATCTATCATATGCCATATGGAACATCATATCGCTGGATCTCCGGGGCCTGTACCACGTAACGAACGATGGAACATGTTCGCGCTATGAATGGGCAAAGAAGATCTTTGCATTAACCGGTGATCAGGTATCGGTACTGCCTGTGAAAACCGCAGATTACAAACGCGCTGCCGCAGTCCCTCGAAATGCTTCTCTAAACTGTGCGAAATATGCCAATGCCAGCGGACACAAGATGCGACTATGGCAAGAGGCACTGGAAGAGTATTTAAGGCAATGGAACGATTCAGCCTCGAATTGA